The Armatimonadota bacterium genomic interval GTGCTGCGCACGTTGTGCAGGAACAGGAAGACCACGATGGCCACCAGGATCGCCCCAAGCAGCAGGTTGCCCTGCACGTCGGCGACCGATGAGCGGATGAAGACCGACTGGTCCTGGGCGATGGCGAAGGTCAGGTCGCCGGGCAGCGTGCGGCGCAGCTCAGCGACTGCCTTGCGCACGCCGTCGGCGACCTTGACGGTGTTGCCGCCGGCCTGCTTCTGGACCGTGATCCCAACGCTGTCTCTGCCGTTCAGGCGCGTGTACTGGGTGGCGTCCTTCTCGGCGTCACGTACCGTGGCCACGTCGCCCAGGCGGACGGTGCTGCCGTCGCGACGAAGCACCCGCAGATCGGCAATCTCCTCCAGACTCGTGAACTGCCCTGCCAGCCGGACCAGGAACTCCCGGGAATCCTCGGTCACCTTGCCGCCGGGCATGTTCAAGTTCTCGGCGCGCAGCGTATCCTCGATCTGCGACAGGGCAAGCCCGAACGCCCGCAACCGTTCCTGGTCCACCTCGACGCGGATCTCGCGGACGCGGCCGCCGGTGACGTTCACGGCGGCCACGCCGGATACCCTTTCGAGCCGCGGCTTGACCACGTCGTCGGCGATCCGCCGCAGCTCGCGCGGAGACCTCGAGCCGCTCAGCCCGATGTTGAGCACCGGCATGGCGCCGACATCAAGCTTCTGCACGATCGGCTGCTCGACGTCCCTGGGAAAGCCCGCCCGCGCTATGTCCACGCGTTGCCGCACGTCCGCGGCCGCTGCATCCACGCTGACACCCAGCTCGAACTGCACGAGAACAAGCACGATGCCTTCGCCTGCGATGCTGCGGACCTCGCGCACATCGGGCAGGCTGGAGATCTGTTCCTCCAGCGGCTTGGCGACGAGGAGTTCCACCTCTTCCGGACCTGCGCCCGGATAGACCACGGTCACGCTCACGAACGGGAACTGGATGTCCGGGGTGAGCTCGACGGGCAGGCGCGTGTATGAAACCAGGCCAAGCACCATGAGCGCGCTGATGACCATCAGCACGAAGACCGGGCGGCGGACGGCGATTCCTGAGAGCGACACTAGCGGGCCACCGCCCGTACCCTGGTCCCTGGGGCCAGCACTTCCGGCCCCAGCACGATCACTTGTTCGCCGAGCGCCACGCCGGTGCGCACCTCAACCCGACCACCCTGCACCAAGCCCAGCGTGACAGATCGAACCTGAACCGCGCCGTCCACCACGACCCGAACGACCGGCTGGTCACCGCCGGAGACCGCGACCTTCGGCACAACGAGGACGCCAGAGCGCTGCTCGACGACGACCTCGCCGCGCGCGAAGGTTCCGGGCACCGCGGCCGCCGCGCCCGGCTTCAACCGCAGCCGAACACTGGCCGCCCTGCTGACGGGATCGGCCATCGGCGTGACGAGCCGGACCGTGGCCTCGGCCGGCTGGTCTGGCGCACCCTCCAGTCGCAGCGTCGCGCGCATGCCCAGCTTGATCAGCCCGATCTCGCGCTCACCGATCTTGACCTCCACTTCCATTGCCTGGTCGTCGTAGACCAGCGCGGCATAGCCAGCCCGGCCCGCAAAGTCACCTGAGACGAGGTGATCCCCCACCGAGGCGGTCAGGCCGGACACCCGCCCGGAGAAGGGCGCCCGCAGGGTCATGTGCCCCAGCCGCTGCCGGGCCATTGCCGCGACCGCGCGGGCCTGCTCCACCTGGGCGCGCCCGGCCCGCAGCTCCTCGCTCCTGGCGCCGCTCTCGGCCACGGTCAACTGCTGCCGCGCGGAGTCGAGCGCCGCCCGGGCGATCTCGGTCTGCGCCTGCGCCGCCTGCACCGCCGCGCGGGCCTGGTCCTGCTGGAGCCGCGCCTGATCCACCTGTGCCTGGGCGATTGCGCCGTCCCGCATCAGTTGCTCGTGACGGCGCAGGTTGTCCTCGGCAACCCGCAGCGCCGCCTGAGCCAGCGCGGCCTGTGTCTCCGCTGCCTTCACCTGGTTCTGGGCCTGCGTGACGGCGTTCTGGATCACCTGACGCTCCTGCGGCCGGAGCCCGCCCTCCAGCAGGGCCAGCCGGGCCTCGGCTGAGGCAACAGCGGCCTCGGCCTGCGCCAGGTCGGTCCGCTGGTCCGCCGGATCGAGCTCGATGAGCGCCTGC includes:
- a CDS encoding efflux RND transporter periplasmic adaptor subunit, yielding MRRWWWVFLIALIVVAAGAVLRGRGSPPAADQTAPVLIPVEVVAVEQGTVSHAVEVSGTVTAFRTAEIFPKVSGRVARVLVQDGARVAAGQALIELDPADQRTDLAQAEAAVASAEARLALLEGGLRPQERQVIQNAVTQAQNQVKAAETQAALAQAALRVAEDNLRRHEQLMRDGAIAQAQVDQARLQQDQARAAVQAAQAQTEIARAALDSARQQLTVAESGARSEELRAGRAQVEQARAVAAMARQRLGHMTLRAPFSGRVSGLTASVGDHLVSGDFAGRAGYAALVYDDQAMEVEVKIGEREIGLIKLGMRATLRLEGAPDQPAEATVRLVTPMADPVSRAASVRLRLKPGAAAAVPGTFARGEVVVEQRSGVLVVPKVAVSGGDQPVVRVVVDGAVQVRSVTLGLVQGGRVEVRTGVALGEQVIVLGPEVLAPGTRVRAVAR